The proteins below are encoded in one region of Spirochaetota bacterium:
- a CDS encoding AraC family transcriptional regulator, protein MPVRRDDPPVTITSMAFKEQGLGYRIEPHVRSSMQWYAVVYGAVAMSCAGRTHRLTANTAMLIPPDTIRSPRCDGRSPGYIIVEFIDHSLSLENRLCVRSAISAPLISTFHALVDELKDPSRLHSSDLAYALFLRLLIAEERAAAKGEAIELSSLNKTRKDDLAARIDLFLTRRLHAKLERSEIARAFGLSSSHCARLFRDATGTTMHERLTELRIERAKLLLREGTQSISDIALEVGFDSFSHFTRMFRSRAGVLPSDYRRSGGRIFNR, encoded by the coding sequence ATGCCCGTTCGAAGAGATGATCCGCCTGTCACGATAACTTCAATGGCGTTCAAGGAGCAGGGTCTCGGATACCGGATCGAGCCGCATGTCCGTTCATCGATGCAGTGGTATGCCGTTGTGTACGGTGCGGTCGCGATGTCCTGTGCCGGGAGAACGCATCGTCTGACGGCGAACACAGCGATGCTCATACCGCCCGATACGATACGTTCGCCGCGATGCGATGGGCGCTCCCCCGGGTATATCATCGTCGAGTTCATCGATCATTCCCTCTCGCTCGAAAATCGGCTCTGCGTACGGTCGGCCATTTCCGCACCGCTCATCAGTACTTTCCATGCGCTTGTCGATGAACTGAAGGACCCCTCACGACTGCATTCGTCGGACCTTGCGTACGCACTTTTCCTGAGACTTCTCATCGCCGAGGAACGTGCTGCAGCGAAGGGAGAGGCGATCGAGCTTTCAAGCCTCAATAAAACGCGCAAGGACGATCTCGCCGCACGCATCGATCTGTTCCTGACGCGGCGGCTGCATGCAAAGCTTGAGCGAAGCGAGATAGCGCGCGCGTTCGGATTGTCGTCGTCGCACTGCGCGCGGCTCTTCCGCGACGCGACCGGTACGACCATGCATGAGCGGCTGACGGAGCTCCGGATTGAACGGGCGAAACTGCTCCTCCGCGAGGGTACGCAGTCGATATCGGATATCGCGCTTGAGGTCGGTTTCGACTCGTTCAGTCATTTTACGCGTATGTTCCGTTCCCGTGCGGGCGTGCTTCCGTCCGATTATCGTCGTTCGGGCGGCAGGATCTTCAATCGATGA
- a CDS encoding PorV/PorQ family protein codes for MSARICSTIRAGVLSIALAAPLLSQIGTTGVSGVRFLRLEPDAVSVGLGEASTSHRSGPVGVWKNPAALADLKLPEMSVSYMRLFSGDLDYTAMSFAYPLPGIGVFGIGLIVLPYMLSPFSISDTNSEFAFADILPDNFSADMSLAVSYARDLGFLTAGVTLKYILQSYSGVSAHGLAGDVSVMARFINNRLGVGFSALNLGFPMKFDTTAFTMPITFSLGADFLVLDDARNEIRLFTDIDKCIDDDIGFQFGAEYVFDKFIAVRLGYQLYTILSIGAGIRLPFGLSVDIAATMPFLAYGNTKMLATVRYSFPAAASNIGDADRGDTADRNGVTNVLSNENAGRTNGASVLAAETNARAPEMTNVRAVMVTNTPAPVLTNVMVPTTEKVRSNIVTNAALIDRIVTNAVTPRLNLERLKRMTVEEIIREAKAAIARRDMPYAREVIKYGLYRWPDNDTLLELFENVLK; via the coding sequence GTGAGCGCCCGGATATGCAGCACCATCCGTGCCGGCGTTCTTTCGATCGCGTTGGCCGCTCCTCTGCTTTCGCAGATCGGTACTACCGGCGTTTCCGGTGTGCGTTTCCTCAGGTTAGAGCCGGATGCGGTCTCTGTCGGGCTCGGTGAAGCGTCGACATCCCATCGTTCCGGTCCGGTCGGTGTGTGGAAGAATCCCGCGGCGCTCGCTGACCTGAAGCTCCCGGAAATGAGCGTATCGTATATGAGGCTTTTCAGCGGCGACCTTGATTATACGGCGATGAGCTTTGCCTATCCATTGCCCGGTATCGGCGTGTTCGGTATTGGCTTGATCGTTCTTCCATATATGCTTTCCCCTTTCAGTATATCGGATACGAATTCTGAATTCGCGTTCGCCGACATCCTTCCGGATAATTTCAGTGCGGATATGTCCCTCGCGGTATCCTACGCGCGCGATCTCGGCTTTCTCACTGCCGGTGTCACGCTGAAATATATCCTCCAGTCGTACAGCGGCGTATCCGCCCATGGCCTTGCCGGGGATGTATCGGTCATGGCGCGGTTCATCAACAATAGATTGGGTGTCGGCTTTTCGGCGTTGAATCTCGGGTTCCCGATGAAATTCGATACGACGGCGTTCACTATGCCGATAACGTTCTCGCTCGGGGCGGACTTTCTTGTGCTCGATGACGCGAGGAACGAGATACGCCTTTTCACCGATATCGATAAATGCATCGATGATGACATCGGTTTTCAGTTCGGCGCCGAGTATGTGTTCGATAAATTCATCGCGGTACGTCTTGGGTATCAGCTCTATACCATACTGAGCATCGGTGCCGGGATACGCCTTCCGTTCGGGTTATCGGTGGATATCGCGGCGACCATGCCGTTCCTGGCATACGGGAACACGAAAATGCTGGCGACGGTGCGCTACTCGTTCCCGGCAGCGGCCTCGAATATCGGGGACGCCGACCGTGGAGATACTGCGGATCGCAACGGCGTAACGAATGTGCTGAGCAATGAGAACGCCGGCAGAACGAACGGGGCGTCGGTATTGGCGGCAGAAACGAACGCCCGTGCCCCGGAGATGACGAATGTGAGAGCGGTTATGGTAACGAATACTCCTGCCCCGGTCCTTACGAACGTTATGGTGCCGACGACCGAAAAAGTGAGAAGCAACATCGTAACGAACGCTGCATTGATCGATCGTATCGTGACCAATGCGGTCACGCCGCGCCTGAACCTGGAGCGATTGAAGCGTATGACGGTAGAGGAGATAATACGTGAAGCGAAAGCGGCGATAGCCCGGAGGGATATGCCCTATGCCCGCGAAGTGATAAAATACGGGCTCTATCGCTGGCCGGACAATGATACGCTGCTTGAGCTTTTCGAGAACGTGTTGAAGTGA